The following is a genomic window from Zingiber officinale cultivar Zhangliang unplaced genomic scaffold, Zo_v1.1 ctg41, whole genome shotgun sequence.
GGGAAAAAAacatagagaagaagaagaagatcgatGCAAATAGTTCATCTTCCAaatgattaaaccaaattcaatgaACAATGTGCAAGAAGTACCTTTGGACGATCCATACACAGACAGATAATCCTGGCCAATGAAGCCAGAGATGGAGGTGATGAACACAATACTGCCGCCTCCACAGGCCCTAAGGAGGGGGTAAGCGAGTTGGCTCAAGTGGAACGCCGATTCCAGGTTTGTGCTGATCACGAGCTTGAAATCCTCCGGGGTGTGCTCCATCGCCGGTTTGAAGATCCCTGTCCCTGCATTGTTAACCTGCAAAACGTACGAAGAAGATTAAGATTTAATTTGTTTAGGTTTTAGAaggggaggaaaagaaaaaaaaaaaagagaggtgTAATTAATACCAGAATGTTGAGCTTCCCGTCGAATTGGGACTTCACCGTCGCCATGAGCTTCTCTCTCTCGCTTGGGGACGAAACGTCGCAGACAGATCCGGTGACTTTGAGCTTGGAACCGCGCCATTCCTGCAGGCACTTCTCCAGATCTGCTTGGCTGCGGGCGCAAGTATGCACCGCCGACCCAAGTCTGGCGAGCTCCTCGACGATCGCATACCTAAATTAAGCTTGATGAATGAGTAGAAAAATATAGATGGAAAGAGATGGAGTATTCGATTGAGGAATGTAACtcttgggtttttcgggccgcgaaaatcgcttttcgcgtcgcggaaaccccgaatcacccaaagccgtagatccgtgcaaggaaaatttccggaaaacacgagtacgagttttaatactttgatctacagtagatctacaaagaaaacattttaccttcgatgcgtgccctcgcaaaattccgcttgtccaaggtacgtgtcggatctccaaagtatcaagatagatacttctctagtgatatccacacgaacaaggagtactctctagcactcaaggatggagaagaaagaccccaagtgtgctaccactctctctagggctctcggatgggaatggaagaagaaaggaaagcaaagaagagaatacaatacactctaaaaatattacctttcttcttggacttcttggattaactcactcaaccaccttctcctcaccatggaagtcacggcaacatccagccaagagaggggagaagcaaggaagaagatgatagaaaaaatgaatgcacacataactccacaaaatcaaaacccccctaccattagtgtggccggccacacaatgtaacccccttcattaatgtggccggccacattaaaaccaagggaagagtgtaacccccatgaggtggcatacctcatgaggtggaggtgatgtggcaaggatgagtcatccttatgatgtggcaatacatcaagtcaaacttgatgtttcaaattccatttggtcaagtcaaaattgaccaattt
Proteins encoded in this region:
- the LOC122037436 gene encoding tropinone reductase homolog At5g06060-like, which encodes MSSVQEHAPIDTNRWSLAGTTALVTGGFKGIRYAIVEELARLGSAVHTCARSQADLEKCLQEWRGSKLKVTGSVCDVSSPSEREKLMATVKSQFDGKLNILVNNAGTGIFKPAMEHTPEDFKLVISTNLESAFHLSQLAYPLLRACGGGSIVFITSISGFIGQDYLSVYGSSKGAINQLTRNLPCEWAKDNIRTNSVAPGFIKTPLVDIFLEDEEFVARENHRVPLGRLGEPEDAAGVVAFLCLPPSCYVNGQVIVVDGGRIVNGNH